Below is a genomic region from Flavobacterium ginsengisoli.
AATGTAATTTAAAATAATCGGAAGCCAGAGCGCATAGGTTTTTCCGCTTCCAGTTGGCGCGTTCAATAAGCCATTTTTGCCTTGAAGAAAAGCAGTCCATGTCTGAGTTTGAAACGGAAAAGGTTTCCATCCCTGACTTTCAAACCAATTGTTAGCGATTGTAAATAACTGCTCTCTGTTCATTTATAAAATCATATTTTTTAAATCTTCTATCGAATTGGCTTCTTCAATTTTTTTATCGTGTCGCCATCTTAAAATGCGCGGGAAACGTGTTGCAACGCCACTTTTATGTCTTTTAGAAAGTGCAATTCCTTCAAACCCAATTTCAAAAACCAATTTAGGCGTAACACTTCTAACTGGACCAAATCGCTCTAAAGTATTCTTTTTAATAAAATCATCGACCATCCTGAATTCTGCATCGGTTAAACCAGAATACGCTTTCGCGAAAGTGACGAGTTCTCGTTCGTTGCTTTCATTTTCTTGCCAAAGAGCAAAAGTATAATCGGTAAATAGATTTGATCGTCTTCCGTGACCGCGCATAGCGTAGGTGAGGACGGCATCTATGGTTAAAGGCTCAATTTTCCATTTCCACCAATCTCCTTTTTTTCTTCCAACGAGATAAGGAGAATCTTTTCGTTTTAGCATTAAACCTTCGCTTTTCATTTCGCGAGATTTTAATCTTTCATTTGTAATTTCTTCCCAAGTAGAAAAATTAATTCGTTCTGAAAGCTGTAGTGGAATTTCTTTTCCTATTAAACTGGTAAACATTTCTTCGAATAAAGTACGGCGTTTTTCGTAAGGAAGATTCCGAATATCATTTCCCTGCCATTCCAATAAATCGTAAGCTTTAATGATGACAGGCGTATTTTTTAAAATAGAAGCAGATACATTTTTACGGCCAATTCGAGTTTGTAGATCATTAAAAGTTCCGATTTGATTGTTTATGAAAGGAAGAATCTCTCCGTCAATTACAGTTCCATTAGGGATTAGTCCAATAAAAGAATTAAATTCTGGATATTTATCGGTTACTAATTCTTCGCCACGGCTCCAGACGTAGATTTCGTTTTCACGAATAATCGTTTGAGAACGAATTCCGTCCCATTTATGTTCTGCACTCCAATCTTCGGGATTTCCTAAACTTTCCAATTCGCCTTCAATCGGATAAGCCAAATAAAACGGATAAGGTTTTGATAAATAATCACTGCTTTTTTCATCTAAAATCAATTCTTGAAATGTAATCGTATTCGGATTCCAATCGCCCATTAATTTGTACGCCAATGTATCTTCATCTATATTTTCAGCTTTAGAAAGCGCTCGCGTCATCAACTTCTGACTCAAACCAATCCTAAAACTTCCGGTAATTAATTTAGTAAAAACAAAACGTTCGTAATAATTTAGATTCAACCAATTGGTCTGTAAATATTCTTTTTTCTCTAAATCAGTTTTCTTTTTTAAAGCGATTATTTCCTGTAGAAATTCAGTCAGACTTTTGTCTGTATGCTCTTTTGTAGTCGGAATAACAAGCGCAATGGTTTCGGCCAAATCACCTACAATATGATAACTTTCTTCAAACAACCAAAGCGGTATATTAGCCAATTCGTTTGCCCATAAGCGCAATAAAGTGGTATTAACTGGTCGGGGAGGACGACGATGCGAAAGTATGGCAATGGTCCAGACTTTATCTTCATCGCTTGCTTTTAAGAAATAGTTTGTCAGCGCATCAACTTTTACCGATGTTTTATTAGAACTGTCTAAGGTTTTTATAAGCTCGGCAAAGTTTTTCATTTGATTATGAATTTTGAGTTTGAAATTAATAATTTACAATTCATCATTATTTGCGTCGTTCGTTTCTCCTTCATATTGCGTGTTGGCTGTTCTGGCATCGTAACCTAATTCTCTTAGATATCTTGAAAAAATATCTGAATAGCCATGAGTGCAGATTACTTTTTCTGCACCTGTTGCTTTTATGCTTTCTAGTAAACCTGTCCAATCACAATGATCGCTTAAAACAAAACCTCGGTCTACAGCTCGTCTGCGTCTTGCACCGCGAAAAGCCATCCAACCACTTGCTGTTCCCGTTACAAAAGGAGTCATTTTTCTAATCCAGGTACTTCCGTGAGCGCTTGGTGGTGCAATGACAATATTGCCTAATAAATCTTCTTTTTTAGTTTCTAAAGTAATTCTAGTAGTTTGCGGCAAATCAATTTGCGGACGA
It encodes:
- a CDS encoding ATP-dependent DNA ligase; translated protein: MKNFAELIKTLDSSNKTSVKVDALTNYFLKASDEDKVWTIAILSHRRPPRPVNTTLLRLWANELANIPLWLFEESYHIVGDLAETIALVIPTTKEHTDKSLTEFLQEIIALKKKTDLEKKEYLQTNWLNLNYYERFVFTKLITGSFRIGLSQKLMTRALSKAENIDEDTLAYKLMGDWNPNTITFQELILDEKSSDYLSKPYPFYLAYPIEGELESLGNPEDWSAEHKWDGIRSQTIIRENEIYVWSRGEELVTDKYPEFNSFIGLIPNGTVIDGEILPFINNQIGTFNDLQTRIGRKNVSASILKNTPVIIKAYDLLEWQGNDIRNLPYEKRRTLFEEMFTSLIGKEIPLQLSERINFSTWEEITNERLKSREMKSEGLMLKRKDSPYLVGRKKGDWWKWKIEPLTIDAVLTYAMRGHGRRSNLFTDYTFALWQENESNERELVTFAKAYSGLTDAEFRMVDDFIKKNTLERFGPVRSVTPKLVFEIGFEGIALSKRHKSGVATRFPRILRWRHDKKIEEANSIEDLKNMIL